A window from Leptothermofonsia sichuanensis E412 encodes these proteins:
- a CDS encoding YidH family protein, translating to MTEDPKIDRQREHQANERTFLAWLRTSIALIGFGFAIARFGIFLQQLQLTLTPEIPSPRYFFNSETLGVSLVIFGIVVIAVATWRYNQVFWQIEKGDYRASRWVIWLMAAIVMILGILSIPLLLWRNKSPIPSSSSKPHSYGILFTKHSSLSDGLVHVQSSHGTVSQTAPLKRIRRGVRNWLWHWLKPGILSRSRPKNHHH from the coding sequence ATGACTGAAGATCCCAAAATCGATCGCCAGCGAGAACATCAGGCAAATGAGCGCACTTTTCTTGCCTGGCTGCGGACTTCGATTGCCCTGATCGGGTTTGGGTTTGCGATCGCCCGTTTCGGTATCTTTCTGCAACAACTTCAACTGACTCTGACTCCGGAGATACCTTCGCCCCGCTATTTCTTTAACTCTGAAACCCTGGGGGTGAGCCTGGTTATCTTTGGTATTGTGGTCATTGCGGTTGCCACATGGCGGTATAACCAGGTGTTCTGGCAAATTGAAAAAGGAGACTATCGCGCCAGTCGCTGGGTCATCTGGTTAATGGCTGCGATCGTCATGATTTTGGGGATTCTCAGTATTCCTTTGCTTCTCTGGCGAAACAAATCGCCCATCCCATCTTCTTCTTCTAAGCCTCATTCCTATGGGATTCTATTCACAAAACATTCTTCCTTATCTGATGGATTGGTCCATGTCCAGTCCAGTCATGGCACAGTATCGCAAACAGCTCCTCTCAAGCGTATCAGGCGAGGTGTTAGAAATTGGCTCTGGCACTGGCTTAAACCTGGCATACTATCCCGATCGCGTCCAAAAAATCACCACCATTGA
- a CDS encoding class I SAM-dependent methyltransferase, with translation MLEIGSGTGLNLAYYPDRVQKITTIDVNPGMNALAQKRVQAAAIAVNHQVLSGEHLPMPDNSFDSVVSTWTLCSIANIDQALNEIHRVLKPGGKFFFVEHGLSDNPKLQVWQNRLTPVQKVLADGCHLNRNIRQLVEKQFDIVEIEQFYADSLPKIIGYFYKGVATKGLA, from the coding sequence GTGTTAGAAATTGGCTCTGGCACTGGCTTAAACCTGGCATACTATCCCGATCGCGTCCAAAAAATCACCACCATTGATGTCAACCCCGGCATGAATGCCCTGGCACAGAAGCGCGTCCAGGCAGCGGCGATCGCGGTCAATCATCAGGTTCTGAGTGGAGAACACCTGCCCATGCCAGACAACTCCTTTGATAGTGTGGTCAGCACCTGGACCCTCTGTAGTATCGCCAACATCGATCAAGCCCTGAATGAAATTCACCGGGTCCTCAAACCAGGTGGAAAATTCTTCTTCGTCGAACATGGATTGAGTGACAACCCAAAACTACAGGTCTGGCAAAACCGGCTGACTCCAGTCCAGAAAGTCCTTGCCGATGGTTGCCATCTCAATCGCAATATTCGCCAGTTGGTCGAAAAGCAGTTTGATATCGTGGAAATTGAACAGTTCTACGCAGACAGCCTCCCCAAAATAATTGGCTATTTCTACAAAGGAGTTGCCACGAAAGGACTTGCCTAA